One genomic window of Elaeis guineensis isolate ETL-2024a chromosome 2, EG11, whole genome shotgun sequence includes the following:
- the LOC105049934 gene encoding G-type lectin S-receptor-like serine/threonine-protein kinase LECRK3 — protein sequence MASALLYRLLPLIFQITIFISPSCTQTEADGSISLGSSLTAQTGQTTAWFSPSGDFAFGFWPLETDGNYFLLAIWFDKIKNKTVVWYANGNQAVQAEATVELTTDGQLSLKDHDANEVWNVKPDSTVTYAAMLDSGNFVLASSDGSVRWQSFDNPSDTILPSQVLGSGKELRSRLMDTDYSSGRFELSIPSDGNLTFYPVDIVSGYKYDPYWSSGTSEKGSQLVFNESGTICLALPNNTVLINFTTGRIDSIGDFYQRGTLDPDGVFRQYIYPKNTTTSGGWTVVDFQPPDICRELTTATGSGACGFNSYCVSGGGNRSVDCECPPDYAFEDPSRKYKGCFPNFTARICGINESVTESMFELIEMINVDWPLSAYEHSSPIDVDQCKRKCLSDCNCDVAVYQDEGGNCWKKRLPLSNGKMGSYVDRKAFIKVPKVSKDSSEGGSRNKKRVIIIILPFLLGFLLLLCLGLLVRKKLRKQGILHGSQYDESRGKELDLPLFDISMIESATNVFSNDNKLGEGGFGPVYKGQLVDGQCIAVKRLSKDSVQGLDEFKNEVMLITKLQHRNLVRLLGCCIQQEERMLIYEYMPNKSLDTFIFDRTKGKLLNWQKRHDIIIGIARGLLYLHQDSRLRIIHRDLKAGNILLDKDMNPKISDFGTARIFRGDQNQENTRRVIGTYGYMSPEYAMGGIFSVKSDVFSFGVIVLEILSGKKNRTLYDAESSMTLLGHAWELWEEGRCLELLDEAMECPYPVSRVLRCVQVGLLCAQEGSKDRPTMAEVVLMLSNEGVALPQPKRPVFFSERTLTDRKWSSSEQNSCAVIESTATMFEGR from the exons ATGGCGTCCGCTCTCCTCTACCGGCTCTTGCCGCTCATCTTCCAAATTACCATATTCATCAGTCCTTCATGCACCCAAACCGAAGCGGACGGTAGTATAAGCCTGGGCTCCTCCCTCACCGCTCAGACTGGCCAAACAACCGCCTGGTTCTCGCCTTCTGGTGATTTCGCCTTCGGATTTTGGCCCTTGGAAACCGACGGCAACTACTTTCTGCTCGCTATCTGGTTCGACAAGATAAAGAACAAAACCGTAGTTTGGTATGCGAATGGAAACCAGGCGGTGCAAGCCGAGGCCACAGTGGAGCTCACCACCGACGGGCAGCTCTCGCTCAAGGACCATGACGCCAATGAGGTGTGGAACGTCAAACCCGACAGTACCGTTACTTACGCCGCCATGCTTGACAGCGGCAACTTCGTATTAGCAAGCAGCGATGGCTCGGTCCGATGGCAAAGCTTCGACAACCCCTCCGACACCATCTTGCCATCCCAGGTTCTGGGCTCGGGTAAGGAGCTCCGATCCCGACTTATGGACACCGATTACTCCAGCGGACGGTTCGAGCTCAGCATCCCAAGCGACGGCAATCTGACGTTCTATCCGGTAGATATCGTGTCCGGCTATAAATATGATCCTTACTGGTCTTCCGGAACAAGTGAGAAGGGATCACAGCTTGTGTTCAATGAGTCCGGGACCATCTGCTTGGCTCTCCCTAACAACACCGTGCTCATCAATTTTACCACGGGGAGGATAGACTCGATCGGAGATTTCTACCAGAGGGGAACACTTGACCCCGATGGGGTTTTCAGGCAGTACATCTACCCAAAAAACACGACAACGAGCGGTGGTTGGACTGTGGTGGATTTCCAGCCCCCAGACATCTGCCGAGAACTCACAACGGCGACAGGGAGTGGTGCCTGTGGGTTCAATAGTTATTGTGTATCTGGTGGTGGAAATCGGAGCGTGGATTGCGAGTGCCCGCCGGACTATGCTTTTGAGGATCCAAGCAGGAAGTACAAAGGGTGTTTTCCAAATTTTACAGCTCGGATCTGTGGAATAAATGAGTCGGTGACAGAGTCAATGTTTGAATTGATAGAGATGATCAATGTCGATTGGCCTTTATCTGCCTATGAGCATTCGTCTCCCATCGATGTAGACCAATGTAAAAGGAAATGCTTGAGTGATTGTAACTGTGACGTAGCTGTTTACCAGGATGAAGGGGGAAATTGTTGGAAGAAGAGGCTCCCTCTCTCCAATGGAAAGATGGGTTCCTATGTGGACCGAAAGGCTTTCATCAAAGTACCCAAAGTATCCAAAG ATTCCTCAGAGGGCGGTTCTAGGAATAAGAAGCGTGTGATTATCATAATCCTTCCGTTCCTTTTGGGATTTCTACTATTGCTGTGCCTTGGGCTGCTTGTCCGGAAGAAGCTGAGAAAACAAG GTATATTACATGGTTCACAGTACGATGAAAGCAGAGGAAAGGAGCTGGACTTGCCTTTATTTGATATATCTATGATAGAAAGCGCTACCAATGTCTTCTCTAATGATAATAAACTTGGTGAGGGTGGGTTCGGGCCAGTTTACAAG GGTCAGCTGGTGGATGGACAATGTATAGCTGTCAAGAGATTGTCGAAGGATTCTGTGCAAGGCTTGGATGAGTTTAAGAATGAGGTTATGTTAATAACCAAATTGCAACACAGAAACCTTGTGAGGCTTCTTGGTTGCTGCATTCAACAGGAGGAAAGAATGCTGATCTATGAGTACATGCCAAATAAGAGCCTGGATACCTTCATATTTG ATAGAACGAAAGGTAAATTGTTGAATTGGCAAAAGCGTCATGATATCATTATAGGAATTGCTCGAGGACTTCTTTACCTTCATCAAGATTCAAGGTTAAGAATAATTCATAGGGACCTCAAAGCAGGCAACATTTTGCTGGATAAGGACATGAATCCGAAAATTTCAGACTTTGGCACAGCAAGAATTTTCAGAGGAGATCAGAATCAAGAAAATACAAGAAGAGTAATTGGGACATA TGGGTATATGTCACCAGAGTATGCAATGGGCGGTATCTTTTCAGTGAAATCTGATGTCTTTAGTTTCGGTGTTATAGTATTGGAGATCTTAAGTGGTAAGAAAAATAGAACGCTGTATGATGCCGAATCTTCTATGACGCTTTTAGGACAT GCATGGGAACTATGGGAGGAGGGTAGATGTTTGGAGCTGCTTGATGAAGCAATGGAATGTCCATATCCTGTGTCTAGAGTATTGCGATGTGTGCAAGTTGGTCTCTTGTGTGCTCAGGAAGGGAGCAAAGATAGGCCAACGATGGCAGAAGTGGTTTTGATGTTAAGCAATGAAGGTGTGGCACTACCCCAGCCCAAACGGCCTGTTTTCTTCTCAGAAAGAACTTTAACAGATAGAAAATGGTCTTCCTCGGAGCAAAATTCATGTGCAGTAATTGAGAGTACAGCTACAATGTTTGAAGGTCGATGA